In Leptospira sp. WS58.C1, a single genomic region encodes these proteins:
- the ggt gene encoding gamma-glutamyltransferase: MSFRTVRPIPKSFLLFLILLLFTSVSCKKNVLFIEGREVSTQNLVAPKFGIDPNTLFAESKKIMISTDSVDASKVGLEIYKKGGNTIDVAVASSFAVSVTRPSSTGIGGGGFLVYHHAKTGKSYAFDFRERAPSLANRNMYKGRPKEESLLGYKSVGVPGMVAGLVQIHKKFGKLPLREVLAPAIRLAEEGFVVYPDLSEAIQESEQDMSPGMKKIFLPGGKIPESGDVLVQKDLAKTLRIISETGDKDFYTGAIAKAFAEEVSANGGSIHFTDLKNYKVKEERPLEITYRNYHILTMFPPSSGVHLFTMLKMLETKELHSMFDFSTSDYYHFLAEVMRRGYSDRAVLGGDPGFTKIPVDTLISSEYAKEKISDFNPVKATPSSTYLNRLNLKAESPETTHISVVDAEGNAVSTTHSINYRFGAAVVLDGYGFVLNDTMDDFSRSPGEPNVYGLIGAEANSIQPGKTPLSSMSPTIVLKNGETFLVTGAPGGSYIVNAVLQSILFNLDLNLTLYESVARGRIHHQFFPDALSIEGPATDTATFNQLKAKKHEVRLGNNMAKLFCVKRENGTLYGAADPRGDGIPLGE, translated from the coding sequence AATCTTGTTGCTCCCAAGTTCGGCATAGATCCGAACACTTTGTTTGCAGAATCCAAAAAGATCATGATCTCCACCGATTCCGTAGACGCCTCCAAGGTTGGATTGGAGATCTATAAAAAGGGTGGAAATACGATCGATGTGGCGGTCGCTTCTTCTTTTGCGGTTTCCGTTACACGTCCCTCATCTACAGGAATAGGGGGAGGCGGATTTTTAGTTTATCATCATGCAAAAACCGGAAAATCGTACGCTTTCGATTTTAGAGAAAGGGCGCCTTCTTTAGCGAATCGTAATATGTATAAGGGACGTCCCAAGGAAGAATCCTTGCTCGGATACAAATCCGTAGGAGTTCCCGGAATGGTGGCCGGACTTGTGCAGATCCATAAGAAGTTCGGAAAACTGCCTTTAAGGGAGGTTTTAGCGCCGGCAATTCGATTGGCGGAAGAAGGATTTGTGGTTTATCCGGATCTTTCGGAAGCAATCCAAGAATCGGAACAGGACATGAGCCCTGGAATGAAAAAGATTTTTCTACCTGGAGGAAAAATCCCGGAATCCGGAGATGTACTCGTCCAGAAAGATCTTGCAAAAACTCTAAGGATCATTTCGGAAACGGGAGACAAGGATTTTTATACCGGAGCAATAGCGAAAGCCTTCGCAGAAGAAGTTTCTGCTAATGGGGGCTCCATTCATTTTACCGATCTGAAAAATTATAAGGTAAAGGAGGAAAGACCGTTAGAGATTACTTATAGAAATTATCATATTCTCACTATGTTTCCTCCTTCTTCCGGTGTTCATCTTTTTACAATGCTAAAGATGTTGGAAACGAAAGAACTTCATTCTATGTTCGATTTTTCCACAAGTGATTATTATCACTTCCTAGCGGAAGTTATGAGAAGAGGATATTCGGATCGAGCGGTCCTAGGAGGAGATCCAGGATTTACTAAGATCCCGGTAGACACATTGATTTCTTCCGAGTATGCCAAAGAAAAAATTTCGGATTTCAATCCAGTGAAGGCGACGCCTAGCTCCACATATTTAAACAGACTGAACTTAAAAGCGGAATCTCCCGAAACCACTCATATTTCGGTAGTGGATGCCGAAGGAAATGCGGTCTCAACCACACATTCTATCAATTATCGATTTGGCGCGGCTGTTGTATTGGATGGATACGGATTTGTTCTAAATGACACAATGGACGATTTCAGCCGTTCCCCGGGAGAACCGAACGTCTACGGTCTCATCGGTGCGGAAGCAAATTCCATCCAACCGGGAAAAACACCTCTCAGCTCCATGTCTCCTACCATCGTTCTTAAAAATGGGGAGACATTTTTGGTCACGGGTGCACCGGGGGGGTCGTACATAGTAAATGCGGTTTTACAATCCATTTTATTTAATTTAGACTTAAATCTTACATTGTATGAATCCGTTGCCAGGGGAAGGATACATCACCAATTCTTTCCGGATGCACTTTCTATCGAAGGGCCCGCGACTGATACTGCAACTTTTAACCAGTTAAAAGCGAAAAAACATGAAGTCCGTCTTGGAAATAATATGGCAAAATTGTTCTGCGTAAAGAGAGAGAATGGTACATTGTATGGTGCGGCAGACCCAAGGGGAGACGGGATCCCTCTAGGGGAATAA
- the gshA gene encoding glutamate--cysteine ligase has product MNRSAKTPVFPNLRHAVKAKHGLEKESMRIFFDGRIATTPHPESLGSSLTNHFIKTDFSEPQLEFATNPRPRIEAIVRELQDLHIFTSRHLKDEWIWPFSMPPILPKEDKDIPLGQYGHSFSGEWKTVYRNGLGLRYGRRMQTISGVHYNFSFSNLFLKQILGKEIHAFTKEEISELYLSVTRNFMRRVPEILYLTGATPVFDETFLPVNSDFPFVKHKEHTYYAPYATSLRMSEIGYTSKVQDELPINYNSLKEYIDGMCYAVSTPYSKYQGFGGIPNQLNDHYLQIENEFYSPIRPKQIPKNEERPLDALQSRGIQYIEIRCLDLQPESPTGIHKPSLGYIQMILLDGLLKESKSIDQKEKLRIRENTKRIIWEGRKPGLKVLDDDGQEEDFISRGKEFTQSLLPIAEELDRHTGKRFYQEILNIMNKRWEDASCTPSGKLMDRILNENWEFRDLGIHLAKENYRNQSQMELTPGKFNMFIKEVQKSLAEKIKIEESEKVKKNPTARICNH; this is encoded by the coding sequence ATGAATCGATCCGCCAAAACTCCGGTATTTCCGAATCTGCGTCATGCTGTAAAAGCAAAACACGGTTTGGAAAAGGAAAGTATGCGTATATTTTTCGACGGAAGGATTGCTACTACTCCTCATCCGGAATCCTTGGGTTCCAGCTTGACAAACCATTTTATCAAGACGGATTTTTCGGAACCTCAACTTGAATTCGCTACGAACCCTAGACCTAGGATTGAGGCGATCGTAAGAGAATTACAAGATCTGCATATATTCACTTCCAGACATTTGAAAGATGAATGGATCTGGCCTTTTAGTATGCCTCCGATTCTTCCTAAAGAAGATAAGGATATTCCTCTCGGACAATACGGTCATTCTTTTTCCGGAGAATGGAAAACCGTCTATCGGAACGGATTAGGTCTGCGATATGGAAGAAGGATGCAAACCATCTCGGGAGTTCATTATAATTTTTCCTTCTCAAATCTGTTTTTAAAACAAATTTTAGGAAAAGAGATCCATGCATTCACCAAGGAGGAGATTTCGGAATTATATCTTTCCGTTACCCGGAATTTTATGCGAAGGGTTCCTGAAATTTTATATCTAACCGGAGCCACTCCTGTTTTTGACGAAACCTTTCTGCCTGTGAATAGCGATTTCCCTTTTGTAAAACATAAGGAACATACTTATTATGCCCCTTACGCTACTTCGTTGAGAATGAGCGAGATCGGATATACAAGCAAAGTTCAGGATGAACTTCCTATTAATTACAATTCTTTAAAAGAATATATAGACGGGATGTGTTACGCAGTCAGCACTCCCTATTCAAAATACCAGGGATTTGGCGGAATTCCGAACCAACTGAACGACCATTATCTGCAGATAGAAAACGAATTTTATTCTCCGATCCGTCCTAAACAGATCCCTAAAAACGAAGAAAGACCCCTCGACGCTCTCCAAAGCAGAGGAATCCAATACATTGAGATCCGTTGTTTGGATCTCCAACCTGAATCGCCTACGGGAATCCACAAACCAAGCCTTGGTTATATTCAGATGATATTATTGGATGGGTTATTGAAAGAAAGCAAATCTATAGACCAAAAGGAAAAACTAAGGATCAGAGAAAATACAAAAAGGATCATTTGGGAAGGGAGAAAACCTGGGCTAAAAGTTTTAGATGATGACGGGCAAGAAGAAGATTTTATATCCCGTGGAAAGGAATTTACCCAAAGTCTTTTACCTATTGCGGAAGAATTGGATCGTCATACGGGAAAAAGATTCTACCAAGAAATTTTAAACATTATGAATAAACGTTGGGAAGACGCTTCGTGTACTCCTTCCGGAAAACTAATGGATCGTATCCTGAACGAAAACTGGGAATTTAGGGATCTTGGGATCCATCTGGCTAAAGAAAATTATAGAAACCAATCACAGATGGAGCTAACTCCGGGCAAATTTAATATGTTTATTAAAGAAGTCCAAAAGTCATTGGCGGAAAAAATAAAAATAGAAGAATCCGAAAAAGTAAAGAAGAATCCGACCGCAAGGATCTGCAACCATTGA
- the gshAB gene encoding bifunctional glutamate--cysteine ligase GshA/glutathione synthetase GshB, whose amino-acid sequence MQPLKYKLEPGQKLDPNEFILKGFEDLEISTQIVIRDALNRGLEVEILDRPSHFIRLSGKGITRLVKEASKTELDSYMTFLVMENKTITKRILEESNILVPKGTAVSDLNSGLEFLNKNSDRKMVVKPVTTNFGIGISILPPSSSTEDKEKALEIALGFSETAIVEEFVEGNEYRFLVIGDECVAVCNRIPANVTGDGKKNIRELIEEKNSDPRRGVGHVTPLEKIRLDETELNVLNESGRKPESVPKAGEIVFVRKNSNISTGGDSVDVTDNAHSSYKKLAVEAAKAVKAKICGVDIIVKDLESEGDYRILELNFNPVLYIHNYPYLGKNRKVGEKILDVLGYGP is encoded by the coding sequence CTGCAACCATTGAAATACAAACTGGAACCGGGACAAAAACTAGATCCGAATGAATTCATCCTGAAAGGATTTGAGGATCTGGAGATTTCCACTCAGATTGTGATCCGAGATGCACTCAACCGGGGATTGGAAGTAGAGATCTTAGATCGTCCTAGCCATTTTATCCGACTTTCAGGAAAAGGGATCACAAGACTCGTAAAGGAAGCCTCCAAAACGGAGCTGGATTCCTATATGACCTTCCTTGTGATGGAAAATAAGACCATCACGAAACGTATTTTAGAAGAATCGAATATACTTGTGCCCAAGGGAACTGCAGTCTCCGACCTGAATTCCGGACTCGAATTTTTAAACAAAAATTCGGATAGAAAGATGGTGGTAAAACCGGTGACTACAAATTTCGGGATCGGGATCAGTATTCTTCCACCTTCTTCATCAACGGAAGATAAGGAGAAGGCGTTGGAAATAGCGCTCGGATTTTCAGAAACCGCTATCGTAGAGGAGTTTGTGGAAGGAAACGAATATCGGTTTTTAGTGATCGGGGACGAGTGTGTCGCAGTATGTAATCGTATTCCAGCGAACGTTACCGGTGACGGTAAAAAAAACATCCGAGAACTGATCGAGGAAAAAAATTCAGATCCAAGAAGAGGAGTGGGGCATGTGACCCCTCTGGAAAAAATACGATTGGATGAAACTGAACTGAATGTTCTAAACGAGTCCGGCAGAAAACCCGAATCCGTCCCGAAAGCCGGAGAGATCGTATTTGTTCGTAAAAACTCCAATATCAGCACAGGTGGAGATTCAGTGGATGTGACTGATAACGCACATTCTTCCTATAAAAAACTAGCGGTAGAAGCTGCAAAAGCGGTCAAAGCGAAGATCTGCGGTGTGGATATTATAGTAAAGGATCTGGAGTCTGAGGGGGATTATAGGATCTTAGAGTTGAATTTCAATCCTGTATTATATATTCATAATTATCCCTATTTGGGCAAGAATAGAAAGGTAGGAGAAAAAATTTTGGATGTATTAGGTTACGGTCCTTAA
- a CDS encoding glutathione S-transferase N-terminal domain-containing protein — MMKLFQYDTCPYCAFVRGHFSEMGLKEGKDYELVEASRGTPGREEVLRLGGLSQVPFLVDGDIKMYESRDIVDYVKSKIQKLRTVT, encoded by the coding sequence ATGATGAAACTCTTCCAATACGATACTTGTCCTTACTGCGCTTTTGTTCGCGGTCATTTTTCGGAAATGGGCCTAAAAGAAGGTAAGGACTACGAATTGGTTGAGGCCAGCAGAGGAACCCCAGGCAGAGAGGAGGTCCTACGTTTAGGAGGACTCTCTCAGGTTCCTTTTCTGGTAGACGGCGATATCAAAATGTACGAGTCAAGAGACATCGTAGACTATGTAAAAAGTAAGATCCAGAAATTAAGGACCGTAACCTAA
- the grxD gene encoding Grx4 family monothiol glutaredoxin, with translation MDKELQDKIEGLIASKKIFLFMKGTPDAPMCGFSAGVTNVLRSLGADYNSFNVLSDMSIREGIKEFANWPTIPQLYIDGEFIGGHDIVVEMARSGELQKKIGA, from the coding sequence ATGGATAAAGAATTACAAGATAAGATCGAAGGATTGATCGCTTCTAAAAAAATATTTCTGTTTATGAAAGGGACCCCTGACGCTCCTATGTGCGGTTTTTCCGCCGGAGTGACCAACGTTCTAAGAAGCCTGGGTGCTGATTATAACTCGTTTAACGTTCTTTCCGATATGTCCATCAGAGAAGGGATCAAAGAATTCGCAAACTGGCCTACTATTCCTCAGTTATATATTGACGGAGAATTTATCGGCGGTCACGATATCGTTGTAGAAATGGCAAGAAGCGGAGAACTCCAAAAAAAAATCGGTGCCTAA
- a CDS encoding BolA/IbaG family iron-sulfur metabolism protein: MTVQEIREKIQAGLPGSEVEIQDPYNDGVHIKAIVKFSGFAGKSVVEQHRMVYATLKDELKAEVHALGLETKVS; this comes from the coding sequence ATGACTGTCCAAGAAATTCGGGAAAAAATCCAAGCAGGACTTCCGGGCTCGGAAGTAGAGATCCAAGATCCGTACAACGACGGAGTACATATCAAAGCGATCGTAAAGTTTTCCGGATTTGCCGGAAAGTCCGTCGTGGAACAACACAGAATGGTATACGCCACGTTAAAGGACGAGCTGAAAGCCGAAGTCCATGCCTTAGGTCTGGAAACTAAAGTATCATAA
- a CDS encoding BolA family protein codes for MQDIFIEMENLLRNGLSPSELRIEDFSEQHAGHSGNPTGNTRGTHIRIFITSPEFRGKSLLEQHRSVYRIMDPFLKEWGVHALELKTSTP; via the coding sequence ATGCAAGATATATTTATAGAAATGGAAAATCTTTTGAGAAACGGACTCTCTCCTTCCGAACTGCGGATAGAGGATTTTTCGGAACAACATGCAGGTCATTCCGGAAACCCGACCGGAAATACAAGAGGGACTCATATCCGGATCTTTATCACGAGTCCCGAGTTCCGGGGAAAATCCCTTTTGGAACAGCATAGGTCCGTTTACCGGATCATGGATCCATTCCTAAAAGAATGGGGAGTCCATGCTTTGGAATTAAAGACTTCTACCCCTTAG
- a CDS encoding ABC transporter permease: MNFQEKFNAFSTIVRKETVRILRIWIQTLIPPGITISLYFLIFGKLVGSQIGDVGGHTYIQFIVPGLVMMSVILNAYNNVVSSFFGAKFGKNIEELLVSPTPAYLIVLGYSIGGVIRGVLVGFIVTLVSLFFTELKLYDAGIVVITVALSALMFSMGGFLNALYAKKFDDVTIIPTFILTPLTYLGGVFYSIKMLPDTWQIISKFNPILYMVNAFRYGFLGVSDIDPLEAIGLLVVGTILLYSISVFLLSRGYGTRT, encoded by the coding sequence GTGAACTTCCAAGAAAAATTCAACGCATTCTCCACAATCGTTCGAAAAGAAACGGTCCGCATCCTAAGGATCTGGATCCAAACATTGATCCCGCCGGGTATTACAATTTCCTTATACTTCCTGATCTTCGGAAAATTAGTGGGTTCTCAGATCGGAGATGTAGGAGGTCATACCTATATCCAGTTTATCGTTCCCGGACTAGTAATGATGTCGGTCATACTGAACGCTTACAATAATGTGGTATCTTCCTTTTTCGGAGCGAAATTCGGAAAGAATATAGAGGAACTTCTAGTTTCCCCTACTCCGGCTTATTTGATCGTGCTTGGATATTCTATAGGTGGAGTGATCCGCGGTGTTTTAGTAGGATTTATCGTAACGTTGGTGTCCTTATTTTTCACCGAATTAAAACTGTACGACGCGGGAATAGTAGTGATCACAGTAGCACTTTCCGCTTTGATGTTCTCTATGGGAGGATTTTTGAATGCTTTATATGCCAAAAAATTCGACGATGTAACCATCATTCCCACATTCATACTGACTCCTTTAACCTATTTGGGCGGAGTATTCTATTCTATCAAAATGCTTCCGGACACTTGGCAGATCATTTCTAAGTTCAATCCTATTCTGTATATGGTAAACGCATTCCGTTATGGATTTTTAGGAGTAAGCGATATAGATCCGTTAGAAGCTATCGGACTTTTAGTGGTAGGGACCATTCTACTTTATTCCATCTCCGTATTTTTACTAAGCCGTGGATACGGTACGAGGACCTAA
- a CDS encoding ABC transporter ATP-binding protein, with the protein MNKALEIKNLVKTYAGGVQALKGIDLTVDEGDFFALLGPNGAGKSTTIGILSSLVNKTSGKVKIYGADIDTDLTLAKSYIGVVPQEFNFNIFEKVEDIVINQGGYYGLSRKVAVERTRNYLRQLGLYEKRREGAGRLSGGMKRRLMIARALVHNPKVLILDEPTAGVDIEFRRSLWDFLVKLNESGITIILTTHYLEEAENLCKKIAIIDQGKIVENTSMKELLVKLDTQTFVLDLQQPLSSAIDLNGFHLNKVDDLTLEVDVGKNNSLNELFRLLDKSGIQITSMRNKSNRLEELFLKLVEKKL; encoded by the coding sequence ATGAATAAAGCTTTAGAAATAAAAAATTTGGTGAAGACCTACGCCGGGGGAGTGCAGGCCTTAAAAGGGATCGATCTGACTGTGGACGAAGGGGACTTTTTTGCCCTTTTAGGTCCGAACGGTGCGGGTAAATCCACTACGATCGGTATCTTAAGTTCCTTAGTGAACAAAACTTCCGGAAAAGTGAAAATTTACGGAGCGGATATAGACACGGACCTTACATTAGCAAAATCTTATATCGGTGTGGTACCCCAAGAATTCAATTTTAATATATTCGAGAAAGTAGAAGATATAGTTATCAACCAAGGGGGATATTACGGTCTTTCCAGAAAAGTGGCGGTAGAAAGAACCCGTAATTATTTAAGACAACTTGGACTCTACGAGAAAAGAAGAGAAGGTGCAGGCAGACTGTCCGGTGGAATGAAAAGAAGGCTTATGATCGCAAGAGCCTTAGTGCATAATCCGAAAGTTTTGATCTTGGATGAGCCGACCGCCGGTGTTGATATAGAATTCAGACGTTCTCTTTGGGACTTCTTAGTAAAACTGAACGAATCCGGGATCACGATCATTCTTACCACACATTACTTAGAAGAAGCCGAAAATCTTTGTAAGAAGATAGCGATCATAGACCAAGGAAAGATCGTGGAGAATACTTCCATGAAAGAACTTTTGGTAAAACTGGATACTCAAACGTTCGTATTGGATCTACAACAACCGCTCTCATCCGCGATAGATCTGAACGGATTCCATTTGAACAAAGTGGATGATCTCACCTTGGAAGTGGACGTCGGAAAGAACAATTCATTAAACGAACTATTTCGACTTTTAGACAAAAGTGGGATCCAAATCACAAGTATGAGAAATAAGTCGAATCGATTGGAGGAATTATTTTTGAAACTCGTGGAGAAAAAACTGTGA
- a CDS encoding dihydrolipoyl dehydrogenase produces MKKYDILVIGSGGGTKLVTPPSKLGYKVAILEKDRLGGTCLNRGCIPSKMLIHPAEILAQAKEASKFQLGIPGPFTVDFKTLVERISATVDADSDSIIPAYEKNPNIDFYPYEGRFVENKVVKVNGELLTADRIFIAAGCRPSIPDLPGLAGTPYMTSREALRRTELPKKLLVLGGGYIGLELGFAYSAFGSKTTFIVRKRMLSHEDKDIIDGFEKAFSKREDVRLGTEVKKVDYQNGIFRLECKNSKETYTLEGDALLIATGIKPNTDWLDLQNTDIQTDEKGYIKTNEYLETTADGVYALGDINGKYFFRHSVNFEGEFLFNSLYVEKHRTPVEYPPVPHSVFTHPQVAAVGKTEQQLKEEGIEYISAINPYSSSATGMARLSEDQFVKILVSPKSRKILGAHILGEEASNLIHLFILLMTMGGTLEDLLKMIYVHPALPEIARNAARKAKEILSSS; encoded by the coding sequence ATGAAAAAGTATGATATTCTCGTAATAGGCTCAGGAGGAGGAACAAAACTAGTCACACCTCCTTCTAAACTAGGTTATAAGGTAGCCATTTTAGAAAAAGATCGTTTGGGAGGAACCTGCTTGAACAGGGGTTGTATCCCTTCTAAGATGCTCATCCATCCTGCGGAAATTTTAGCCCAGGCAAAGGAAGCTTCTAAATTTCAGTTAGGGATCCCCGGTCCATTCACCGTAGATTTTAAAACTTTGGTGGAAAGGATCTCCGCCACAGTGGATGCCGACTCCGACAGTATCATCCCCGCTTATGAAAAAAATCCGAACATAGACTTTTATCCCTACGAAGGAAGGTTCGTGGAAAATAAGGTAGTAAAAGTAAACGGCGAGTTACTCACCGCTGATCGTATTTTTATCGCTGCGGGATGTAGGCCTTCTATCCCGGATCTTCCAGGCCTCGCGGGAACTCCTTATATGACTAGTAGAGAAGCGCTTAGAAGAACGGAACTTCCAAAAAAACTTTTAGTCCTTGGCGGAGGTTATATCGGTCTTGAACTTGGATTTGCATATTCTGCCTTCGGATCTAAAACCACTTTTATTGTTCGTAAAAGAATGCTCTCTCATGAAGACAAGGATATCATCGACGGTTTCGAAAAAGCATTTTCTAAAAGAGAAGATGTTCGTTTAGGAACGGAAGTAAAGAAGGTAGACTACCAAAACGGGATCTTCCGTTTAGAATGCAAAAATTCTAAAGAAACGTATACTTTAGAAGGAGATGCACTTCTTATTGCTACCGGCATCAAACCGAATACGGATTGGTTAGACCTCCAAAATACGGATATCCAAACCGATGAAAAAGGATATATCAAAACCAACGAATATCTGGAAACTACTGCGGACGGAGTTTATGCTCTGGGGGATATCAACGGAAAGTATTTCTTCCGCCACTCCGTTAATTTTGAAGGAGAGTTTCTATTTAACTCCTTATACGTAGAAAAACATAGAACTCCGGTCGAATATCCTCCCGTTCCTCACTCCGTCTTCACACACCCTCAAGTGGCAGCCGTGGGAAAAACGGAGCAACAATTAAAGGAAGAAGGGATCGAATATATCTCTGCAATCAATCCTTATTCCAGTAGCGCCACCGGAATGGCTAGACTATCCGAAGACCAATTCGTCAAAATATTGGTAAGTCCTAAATCCAGAAAAATACTAGGAGCCCATATATTAGGAGAAGAGGCGTCAAATCTCATTCATCTTTTTATACTCCTGATGACTATGGGTGGGACTCTAGAAGACTTGCTAAAGATGATTTATGTTCATCCCGCTTTGCCTGAAATCGCAAGAAACGCTGCCAGGAAAGCCAAAGAAATCTTAAGCTCTTCCTAA
- a CDS encoding hydroxyacylglutathione hydrolase, translated as MLEVLRIYTDSPLRNFTYLVREPNSKKTLSIDPYDPDQITQVLENKSWGLDYILNTHEHNDHTCGNDGLVSKYGAQVLAHPAGLGKIPHASYSLKEGEKILESPDGNSYLKVMYTPGHTFAHVCLLQIQNGSPYAAFTGDTIFNSGVGNCTRGGDPKTLYETVLKEFKDLPGHVRLYPGHDYLKNNLKFSLSIDPYNEAASKALSKAEKLKEDQEFWTTNFSEERTFNPFFLVFDPKENLVSGIRNKMQDPSLASDPKTLFIALRTLRDKW; from the coding sequence ATGTTGGAAGTTCTAAGGATCTATACGGATAGTCCTCTCCGAAATTTTACGTATCTAGTCAGAGAACCGAATTCCAAAAAAACACTTTCTATTGATCCCTATGATCCGGATCAGATCACCCAAGTTCTGGAAAACAAGTCCTGGGGTCTGGATTATATTCTAAACACTCACGAACATAATGATCATACTTGTGGAAACGACGGGCTTGTTTCCAAATATGGAGCCCAAGTTTTGGCTCACCCCGCTGGACTTGGAAAAATCCCTCATGCTTCTTACTCGTTAAAAGAAGGAGAAAAAATTCTAGAAAGTCCGGACGGAAATTCGTATCTAAAAGTTATGTACACTCCCGGACATACTTTCGCGCATGTTTGCCTTTTGCAGATACAGAACGGCTCCCCATATGCGGCATTTACAGGAGATACGATCTTTAATTCAGGGGTAGGAAATTGTACTAGAGGCGGTGATCCTAAAACTCTATACGAAACTGTTCTGAAAGAATTTAAAGATCTTCCCGGACACGTTAGATTATATCCAGGTCATGATTATCTTAAAAACAATCTGAAATTCAGTCTTTCGATTGATCCTTATAATGAAGCGGCTTCAAAGGCATTGTCCAAGGCGGAAAAATTAAAGGAAGACCAAGAATTTTGGACCACAAATTTCTCGGAAGAAAGAACATTCAATCCCTTCTTCCTTGTATTTGACCCGAAAGAAAATTTAGTCTCAGGAATACGTAATAAAATGCAAGACCCATCCTTAGCTTCGGATCCTAAAACATTATTCATTGCACTTCGAACTTTGCGGGATAAATGGTAA
- a CDS encoding STAS domain-containing protein produces the protein MEGFQTDVSLEQGSCVVKIQGNVSLKNAFALKELIIRQFDEGHKDIILDFEGDVYLDSSGIGAIFNTQKYVTERHGHLKLRNLSRDVMTILRIANLDKHLDIIQ, from the coding sequence TTGGAAGGTTTTCAAACAGACGTATCCCTGGAACAAGGGTCTTGTGTAGTCAAGATCCAAGGGAATGTAAGCCTAAAGAACGCATTTGCGTTAAAGGAACTCATCATCCGCCAGTTTGACGAGGGGCATAAAGATATCATCTTAGACTTCGAAGGGGATGTTTACTTGGACTCTTCCGGGATCGGCGCCATCTTCAATACCCAAAAATACGTCACAGAAAGGCACGGGCATCTCAAACTCAGAAACCTGAGTAGAGACGTGATGACTATCTTAAGGATCGCGAATCTAGACAAACACCTGGACATTATCCAATAA
- a CDS encoding MBL fold metallo-hydrolase has translation MRIKFWGVRGSISSPVQGDLIRSKILRILSLASPSDLQSPEAIEDFLDSLALSNWSTYGGNTTCIEIRDKEDKLVIIDGGTGLRELGNSILHEGYGSGRGKAIWIFTHTHWDHIQGIPFFVPLYTPGNKFEFVSSVENLEERLRYQHTFTHFPVPFDGFQAEKTFRHVPEGRAFRVTDSVTAISKAVRHPGGSFSYRFEEDGKALIFASDAEFNLDEMENIEDYLNYFRGADVLVFDTQYTFEESLQKIDWGHSTASMATDIALRANVKKLVMFHHDPSYDDEKLDAVYLRAIKYKEMFDPDNQLEIIMAREGLEIQI, from the coding sequence ATGCGGATCAAATTCTGGGGAGTGCGGGGCTCCATTTCTTCCCCCGTTCAGGGAGACCTGATTCGATCGAAAATTTTGAGGATACTAAGTCTAGCATCTCCGTCCGACCTGCAAAGTCCGGAAGCGATCGAGGATTTTTTGGATTCCTTGGCGCTTTCCAACTGGAGCACCTACGGTGGAAATACTACCTGTATCGAGATCCGGGATAAGGAAGATAAACTTGTTATCATAGACGGAGGAACAGGACTCAGAGAACTGGGAAACTCCATCTTACATGAGGGTTACGGCTCCGGAAGAGGAAAAGCGATTTGGATCTTCACACACACTCATTGGGACCATATCCAAGGTATTCCATTCTTCGTTCCTTTGTATACTCCAGGCAATAAATTTGAGTTTGTAAGTTCCGTAGAAAATCTGGAAGAAAGATTGAGATACCAACATACGTTCACTCATTTCCCTGTTCCTTTCGACGGTTTCCAAGCAGAAAAGACGTTTCGTCATGTACCCGAAGGAAGGGCCTTTCGAGTAACGGATTCAGTCACTGCAATTTCCAAAGCGGTGCGCCATCCGGGAGGGAGTTTTTCCTATCGATTTGAAGAAGACGGTAAGGCACTGATCTTCGCATCCGATGCCGAATTCAATTTGGACGAGATGGAAAATATAGAAGATTATCTGAATTATTTCAGAGGTGCGGACGTTCTGGTATTCGATACTCAATATACTTTCGAAGAGTCTTTACAAAAGATCGATTGGGGGCATAGCACAGCTTCCATGGCGACGGATATCGCGCTTAGGGCGAATGTTAAAAAATTAGTAATGTTCCATCATGATCCTTCTTACGATGACGAAAAATTGGATGCAGTATATCTGCGCGCGATTAAATACAAAGAAATGTTTGATCCGGACAACCAATTGGAGATCATCATGGCAAGAGAAGGTCTGGAAATCCAAATTTAA